From the Proteiniborus ethanoligenes genome, one window contains:
- a CDS encoding methyl-accepting chemotaxis protein, which translates to MNIAIVGAGRGGANLIRSLAGVDSIKITMVVDLDSNAPGIVLAKNLGIRHSVSIDDISKVPVDMIIEATGTQRVADILIEKFESRYKIIDSHAALLVSTLVDGNMSTLEKMNKQIEIINHTSASVQENLHSIYDSINKVHSVSENLVHSTETSKKYIEESDKVVQYVNKIANQTKILGLNANIEAARAGEYGKGFAVVAKEVQVLAGNSEQFASEINEILGKLSEEIYKINIEIDKLKNLSNSQIEHSKLVSSAMDELTREASN; encoded by the coding sequence TTGAATATTGCAATAGTTGGAGCAGGAAGAGGCGGTGCAAATCTTATTCGATCCCTAGCTGGGGTTGACAGTATAAAAATAACTATGGTTGTAGACTTAGATTCAAATGCTCCTGGTATAGTATTAGCGAAAAATCTAGGAATAAGACATTCAGTATCAATAGATGATATTTCAAAGGTCCCTGTAGACATGATAATAGAAGCAACTGGTACACAAAGGGTTGCTGATATTCTTATAGAGAAATTTGAAAGCAGATATAAAATAATTGATTCTCATGCCGCATTATTAGTATCTACCTTAGTTGATGGAAATATGAGTACATTAGAAAAAATGAATAAGCAAATTGAAATCATTAACCACACTTCAGCATCTGTGCAAGAAAATCTTCATTCTATATATGATTCAATTAACAAAGTACATTCTGTAAGTGAAAATCTAGTTCATTCAACTGAAACTTCAAAAAAATATATAGAAGAAAGTGATAAGGTTGTTCAATATGTAAACAAAATAGCTAACCAAACTAAAATACTAGGCTTAAATGCAAATATAGAGGCTGCAAGAGCTGGAGAGTATGGGAAAGGATTTGCTGTAGTCGCTAAGGAAGTTCAAGTGTTAGCCGGAAATAGTGAACAATTTGCCTCAGAAATCAATGAAATCTTGGGAAAATTATCTGAAGAGATATATAAAATAAATATAGAGATTGATAAGCTTAAGAATTTATCTAATTCACAAATAGAGCACTCAAAGCTAGTAAGCTCAGCTATGGATGAATTAACTAGAGAAGCTTCTAATTAG
- a CDS encoding alpha/beta hydrolase, which translates to MTIHTEGYMKSYDSTELYYVKDMVDNPKGIIVIVHGFAEHLGRYNHITKRLNQEGYGIYRFDNRGHGRTKGEKGHIESFESFILDTDYIVNMAKRENSRVPIFMLGHSMGGFITASYGIRYKDKLNGQIFSGAATTRASEVKGIKGSIFKLLNIAVPKFRIKNPISNTLCSNERVVENYISDPLNLKDATLNFYVEFLVNGVDWLNMHMETYNYPCLILHGSEDKIVSKDASINFYNKIQSLDKNIIIYEDLYHEIMNEKTKDKVIDDIILWLKDRIPTN; encoded by the coding sequence GTGACTATCCATACAGAAGGATATATGAAATCATATGATAGTACTGAGCTTTACTATGTAAAAGACATGGTAGATAATCCTAAGGGTATAATAGTGATAGTTCATGGATTTGCAGAACACTTAGGAAGATACAATCATATAACTAAAAGACTAAACCAGGAAGGCTATGGAATTTACAGATTTGATAACAGAGGGCATGGAAGAACGAAAGGGGAAAAAGGCCATATTGAAAGCTTTGAAAGCTTCATTTTAGATACGGATTACATTGTAAACATGGCAAAGAGAGAAAATTCGAGAGTACCTATTTTTATGCTTGGTCATAGTATGGGAGGCTTTATTACAGCCTCATATGGCATAAGATATAAGGACAAGCTAAATGGTCAGATTTTTTCAGGTGCAGCTACTACTAGGGCCTCTGAGGTTAAAGGAATTAAGGGCTCTATCTTTAAGCTTTTAAATATAGCTGTGCCTAAATTTAGAATTAAAAATCCTATATCTAATACATTATGTAGCAATGAACGTGTTGTAGAGAATTATATAAGTGACCCCCTTAATCTAAAGGATGCTACTCTAAATTTTTATGTTGAATTTTTAGTTAATGGAGTTGACTGGCTGAACATGCATATGGAAACCTATAACTATCCATGTCTTATTTTACATGGTAGTGAAGATAAGATAGTATCTAAAGATGCATCTATAAATTTTTATAATAAAATACAATCCTTAGACAAAAATATAATCATATATGAAGACCTTTATCATGAAATAATGAATGAAAAGACAAAAGATAAAGTAATAGATGATATAATTCTTTGGTTAAAGGATAGAATTCCTACTAATTAA
- a CDS encoding DegV family protein, with protein sequence MKFKVIADSCCDLNQEIKNKMEIKLVPLTIHIGDRIYTDDENLDVKELLSVMKSSEAAPQTASPSPGDFMREYEEAENIFVVTLSSMLSSTYSHAMMAKKMVLEEVGNKFIHVFDSLSASVGETLISMKIHEVLKTEQDPPKIVEKVNEYIKSMKTFFVLESLENLVKAGRISSLKGKIASLLSIKPIMRGTEKGEINMLESVRGSKKAFKRLVEVIGEQGEKLEDKILGIAHCNSFEKALKFKEEVQKRYQFKDIIIVETAGISTVYANDGGLIIAF encoded by the coding sequence ATGAAATTTAAAGTTATTGCCGATAGCTGCTGTGATTTAAACCAAGAAATAAAAAATAAGATGGAAATAAAATTGGTACCCTTAACTATTCATATAGGAGATAGAATTTATACTGATGATGAAAATTTAGATGTAAAAGAATTGCTAAGTGTAATGAAATCTTCAGAAGCTGCTCCTCAAACAGCAAGTCCTTCACCAGGAGATTTTATGCGAGAATATGAAGAAGCTGAAAATATTTTTGTAGTTACACTATCATCTATGCTTAGTAGTACATATAGTCATGCAATGATGGCTAAGAAAATGGTGTTGGAAGAAGTAGGTAATAAGTTCATACATGTTTTTGATTCCCTTAGTGCATCAGTAGGAGAGACCCTAATTAGCATGAAAATACATGAGGTACTTAAGACAGAACAAGATCCGCCTAAAATAGTTGAAAAAGTAAATGAATATATTAAAAGCATGAAGACTTTTTTTGTTCTTGAGTCTTTGGAAAATTTAGTCAAGGCAGGTAGAATAAGCTCCTTAAAGGGGAAGATTGCTTCACTACTATCTATAAAACCTATTATGAGGGGAACCGAAAAAGGTGAGATAAACATGCTAGAAAGCGTGAGAGGTTCAAAGAAGGCCTTTAAGAGATTAGTTGAGGTAATAGGTGAGCAGGGAGAAAAGCTAGAGGATAAAATTCTAGGTATAGCTCATTGTAACTCCTTTGAAAAAGCACTTAAGTTTAAAGAAGAGGTTCAAAAAAGATATCAATTCAAGGATATTATTATAGTAGAAACAGCAGGTATAAGTACGGTTTACGCCAACGATGGGGGCCTGATTATAGCATTCTAG
- a CDS encoding helix-turn-helix domain-containing protein, which produces MKELNILSPGQRLKEIRKLLRLRQDELAGDRFSKNYISMFENGKRTINAINAAYLASQINEFAKMKGKDINLNASYLLKSERDMAKENCEKWIDELELKPNMSFRDYNINLYKIIHISSKYGLASYKAKALHLKGLLYLESGRYECAMTQFLGALVYYGKENDFMNISEIYKRLGTIAYKNKQLQQAFVYFTLGHTIVKMNNKNDIKKIDELNYLIALCYYDMGQYPMAEKILELCEVRNNKYLDLNEKINKALLA; this is translated from the coding sequence TTGAAAGAACTAAACATTTTAAGTCCTGGACAACGTCTAAAGGAAATAAGGAAGCTGCTAAGACTGAGACAAGATGAGTTAGCTGGAGATAGGTTTTCTAAGAATTATATATCTATGTTTGAAAATGGAAAAAGAACTATTAACGCTATTAATGCAGCATATTTGGCAAGTCAAATCAACGAGTTTGCTAAAATGAAAGGTAAGGATATTAACCTAAATGCTTCTTATTTATTAAAAAGCGAAAGGGATATGGCTAAGGAAAATTGTGAAAAATGGATAGATGAACTAGAGCTAAAGCCTAATATGAGCTTTAGGGATTATAATATCAATCTTTATAAAATAATACATATATCTTCAAAATATGGACTAGCTAGTTATAAGGCCAAGGCTTTACATTTAAAAGGGTTGTTATATTTGGAAAGTGGGAGATATGAATGTGCAATGACACAGTTTTTAGGTGCATTAGTTTATTATGGCAAAGAAAATGATTTTATGAATATAAGTGAAATATACAAAAGACTAGGAACCATAGCTTATAAAAACAAACAATTACAACAGGCCTTTGTATACTTTACTTTAGGACATACAATTGTTAAAATGAACAATAAAAATGATATCAAAAAAATAGACGAATTAAATTATCTTATTGCGTTGTGCTACTATGATATGGGGCAATACCCTATGGCAGAGAAAATATTAGAATTGTGTGAAGTTAGAAACAATAAATATTTAGACTTAAATGAAAAAATAAATAAGGCTCTTTTAGCTTAA
- a CDS encoding ATP-dependent helicase produces the protein MSSSFFDLLKMKYSIDLNKQQKQAVLHKNGPAIVLAVPGAGKTTVLISRTANLILNHNINPENILSITFSKAAARDMKDRFSSIFGQGIGSKANFSTIHSFAYSIIRDYACIAKKSYRLIEGESSSTNKTLILREIYRTVNNSFLNEDKLEELLSHISYIKNMMLKIDDFIKANNTSFNNFSEIYNLYESYKKEHNYIDFDDMLTLSYEILKSNSKLLNKYRDKYEYVQVDEGQDTSKIQNEIIKAIVSPKNNLFIVADDDQSIYGFRGAVPEELLDFKSIYPNTKMFYMEENYRSSKNIVYICNEFIKKNTSRYIKNLITSNSNNRPITIVKVKDQYQQYKYIIENISKKQCFYNSAILYRNNISLIGMVEGLIRHNIPFYVRDSKMSFFNHWVLKDIVAFLEVALEPKNSLAFEKIYYKMNRYISKDSISYVLKANMSHSVFDILLEYPGFQYFQLDRIRSLKREFKSLSRKNPYEGISFIEKELEYANYLRDNCKSLGYSYESIKAIISNIKIIAKETKTIQEFLEKLNNMQRAIEDSRYNKGKNAVYLSTIHSAKGLEFEEIYMIDLVDGDFPSQASIEAFEEGNYKLLEEERRLFYVGMTRAKTVLDIITLSTMNNEEVQNSRFVKELEWIMLSLKEIQVKKQLVVGNEISHSKFGKGNIINITNDTITIKFHKEGKKRLSLHSCLEKGLLEIV, from the coding sequence TTGAGTAGTAGCTTTTTTGATTTGCTAAAGATGAAATATAGTATTGATTTAAATAAACAGCAAAAGCAAGCTGTATTACATAAAAATGGTCCAGCAATAGTATTAGCAGTTCCTGGAGCGGGCAAGACCACCGTTTTAATCTCTCGTACTGCAAATCTTATATTAAATCATAATATCAACCCAGAAAATATATTGTCTATTACCTTTAGTAAGGCAGCAGCAAGAGATATGAAGGATAGATTTTCATCTATATTTGGACAAGGCATTGGAAGCAAAGCTAATTTTTCTACTATACATAGCTTTGCATATTCTATAATTAGAGATTATGCATGCATAGCTAAAAAATCCTATAGACTTATAGAAGGTGAGAGTTCATCTACAAATAAGACTCTCATACTTAGAGAGATATATAGAACTGTAAATAATTCTTTTCTCAATGAAGATAAACTAGAGGAACTGCTTAGTCACATAAGCTACATCAAAAATATGATGTTGAAAATTGATGATTTTATTAAGGCTAACAACACTTCCTTTAACAACTTTAGTGAAATATATAATCTCTATGAAAGCTATAAAAAGGAACATAATTACATAGATTTTGATGATATGCTAACACTTTCTTATGAAATTCTTAAATCAAATTCTAAATTATTAAATAAGTACAGAGATAAATATGAGTATGTGCAGGTTGATGAAGGACAAGATACTTCAAAGATACAAAATGAAATAATTAAAGCTATTGTCAGTCCAAAGAACAATTTATTTATAGTTGCAGATGATGACCAAAGTATATATGGATTCAGAGGAGCTGTTCCAGAGGAGCTATTAGATTTTAAAAGTATTTATCCTAATACTAAAATGTTCTATATGGAAGAAAATTATCGTTCTTCTAAAAATATTGTATATATATGTAACGAATTTATTAAGAAAAACACTAGCAGATATATTAAAAATCTGATTACTTCTAATTCTAATAATAGACCAATAACCATAGTTAAGGTAAAAGACCAATACCAACAATATAAATACATAATAGAAAATATATCGAAAAAACAATGTTTTTATAATTCTGCAATCTTATATAGAAATAATATCTCCTTAATAGGTATGGTAGAAGGTCTTATTCGCCATAATATACCCTTTTATGTAAGAGACTCTAAAATGAGCTTTTTTAATCATTGGGTATTAAAGGATATAGTAGCCTTTTTGGAGGTAGCATTGGAGCCTAAAAATAGTCTGGCCTTTGAAAAAATATATTATAAAATGAATAGATATATTTCAAAGGATTCTATTAGCTATGTGTTAAAAGCTAATATGTCTCATTCTGTATTTGATATATTGCTTGAGTACCCTGGTTTTCAGTATTTTCAACTAGATAGAATACGTAGCTTGAAAAGAGAATTTAAATCCTTATCAAGAAAAAACCCATATGAAGGAATAAGCTTCATTGAAAAAGAATTAGAATATGCAAACTATCTAAGGGATAATTGTAAGAGCTTAGGATACTCATATGAAAGCATAAAAGCTATAATATCTAATATAAAAATAATCGCTAAAGAAACTAAAACTATTCAAGAGTTTTTAGAAAAGCTTAATAATATGCAAAGGGCTATTGAAGATTCAAGATATAATAAAGGAAAAAATGCTGTATATCTATCAACTATACACTCTGCAAAGGGACTAGAATTTGAGGAAATATATATGATAGATTTAGTTGATGGTGATTTCCCGTCTCAAGCAAGTATAGAAGCCTTTGAAGAAGGAAACTATAAGCTATTAGAAGAAGAAAGAAGATTATTTTACGTTGGAATGACAAGGGCTAAAACCGTTCTAGATATTATAACATTAAGCACCATGAATAATGAAGAAGTCCAAAACTCTAGATTTGTTAAGGAGCTTGAATGGATAATGCTAAGCTTAAAGGAAATCCAGGTGAAAAAACAGCTTGTTGTTGGAAATGAAATAAGTCATTCCAAATTTGGAAAGGGCAATATAATAAATATAACTAATGATACAATAACTATAAAATTTCACAAGGAAGGTAAAAAACGACTTTCATTGCATAGCTGTTTGGAAAAAGGCCTTCTAGAAATAGTGTAG
- a CDS encoding PTS sugar transporter subunit IIA has translation MIELLSDLINEDVIELNVNATNWEEAVRIGGELLEKNHAVENRYVDAMVHMVRKLGPYIVISKGIAFPHARPEEGVLKTGLSLITLKEGIEFGDKDNDPIRLVISFCSTDAEGHLQALSELVDFIRDEAAVDSVINARSKKEIIRIIERLYSRVEY, from the coding sequence ATGATTGAATTGTTAAGTGATTTGATAAATGAGGACGTCATTGAACTAAATGTTAATGCTACAAACTGGGAAGAAGCAGTTAGAATAGGCGGAGAACTTTTAGAAAAGAACCATGCTGTAGAAAACAGATATGTAGATGCAATGGTTCATATGGTTAGGAAGCTAGGACCCTATATAGTAATATCTAAGGGGATAGCATTTCCACATGCAAGACCTGAAGAAGGCGTTTTAAAAACAGGGTTGAGCCTTATAACTCTGAAGGAAGGCATTGAATTCGGAGATAAGGACAATGACCCGATTAGATTGGTAATATCCTTTTGCTCCACAGATGCAGAAGGACATCTACAAGCCCTATCTGAATTAGTAGATTTTATAAGAGACGAGGCTGCAGTAGATAGTGTAATAAATGCAAGGAGCAAAAAAGAAATAATCCGAATAATTGAAAGACTATATAGCAGGGTAGAGTACTAG